One Pirellulales bacterium genomic window, ACCGGCTGCTCTCGGTGGGCCAGCAGCTTCTGCAGCATCGTCTCGCCCACATAGGGCGGGGAACCGATCAGCAAACGATATAACGTGCAACCGAGGCTGTAGATGTCCGAACGGTGGTCGGCCGTGCGGCTGTCGTAGCTTTGTTCGGGCGCCATGTAATCGACGGTGCCCAGCACCTGGCCGGAGGTGGTCAGCTCGGCCTGACCGGCGGCGACCGGAGCGGCAAACGATTGCTCGATGCGGGCCAGGCCGAGATCGAGCAGCTTGACCACGCCGCGCGAATTGACGATCAGGTTCGAGGGCTTGACGTCGCGGTGGATGATTCCTTCGGCGTGGGCGAATTCCAGCCCGCGTGCGGCCTGCACCACGCAGTTCATGGCCTGCTCGACCGACAGCGGCCCGCTGGCTTTGATGTGGCTCGACAGGTCGCAACCGTCGACGTATTCCATCGCCATGTAGTGCAGTCCGTGCGACTCGCCGGCATCGTAGGCGGTGACGATGTTGGGATGGCAGAGCCGGGCGGCCAGCTCGACTTCTTTATAGAACCGTTCGACCAGACCTTTGGAATGGGTGGCCTGCGGGGGCAGCACTTTGAGGGCCACGATCCGCTTCATGCGGCGATGTTCGGCCTTGAAGACCTGGCCCATGCCGCCTTCGCCCAACTTGTCGAGCACGAGATAATCGCCGAACACCAGGGTCCGCCCGCGACCCTGGAAGATTTGCCCGGCCTGGAAGCGCGTCAGCTTCTGGCGGCGGATGAGCTCGCGGGCCAGGGCATTGGGCGGGGCCGCAAGTTGTTCGGGCGAGAGATTGCGGCGCAGCTTCGCCAACTCCTCTATGGTGAGGATGCCCGGATCCGCCAGCCCATCGAGAAATTGCCGCGTGTTCATGGGGTTCATTCCAGGCCGCCGACAAGGGGCCTCTACCGCCCTTCGGTCGTATCGCCCTAATTACCTGGCGACGTTCGCTCTCTTCGCCGCAACCTTTCCGTTTTACCCTTCCGGATTGCCCGACGCCAGCACCCACAGGGCTAAGAAAGTTTGCCGGCATCGAGTCCGACGCGATGAAATTGGGCGAGGGTCTCGTAGATTTCGCCCTTGGGCTGCGAAGCGGCGACGGCGAAGATGGCCCGTACCACCTCGCCGCTCTCGGCCTGAATGCGGATCGAGACCTGGTTCGCACGAAGGGGGCCGGCATGAAGCAGCCTTACGCCGTCGTCGCTGACGGAGTGCATGACGACCCAGAACGGCTGCTGCTGGCCGTCGGCCGCGGCATCTTCTTCCGCCGAGTCCCATTCCACGGCGGTGGCCACGATGGGAGAAATGCGATAGACATCGCCCGGTTCTGCGGTCGCCAAGCGATGAATCAATTCACCAAACGTCGTGGGGCGGTGCGTCATAATCACCTTCCAACCTAAACTATAGGTCATGCGACGCTCCGCGGCAAGGTTTGTGACTGGTTGCACCGGTTGCCAAGCGGATTTTCGAGACTTTCCGGTTCGAGCGCGGTAGAATCAAGGAACTTCCAAACCGGAGTGACCCGCGGGGCTTCCCAACTCTGGGGCGGCAGGCTATTATCGCTGGGGTGGGTTTCGTTGATTTCCAGGTCAGGCGATCGGAAACGTCGCCGCGCGATTTGCAGTAGGAGAAAAAGCGATGCCGATTTTGGCTGCGGAAACGCAATTGTTTCCCGATGACCTGCTCACCAGTCTGGCCGAGCCTGCGGCCGGCGCCTCACTCGAGGACGGACTTTGGCAGGACCGGACCTGGTGGGTGGCGCACACCAAGCCACGCCAGGAGAAGAGCCTGGCCCGGGATCTCGAAGAGCAGAAGATTGCCTTTTACCTTCCCCAGGTGCCAAAAACCTCCGTGATCCGGGGCCGCACTCGTACGGCGCACATTCCGCTGTTCTCCAGCTACTTATTCATTTTCGGCAATGAATTGGATCGGTACACGAGCATGACCACCAACCGGATTGCTCAGGTGATGAACGTCGCGGATCCGCAAGAATTGACCCGCCAGTTGCTCAGCCTGTCGCGGCTGGTCGCCGCGGGCGCCCCGCTGACGGTGGAAAGCCGCTTGAAGACCGGCGATCGGGTGCGTGTGAAGAGCGGCGCTTTGGCGGGCGTGGAGGGCACCGTCGTGGCCCGGCGCCGCAAGTGCCGCCTGATCGTGGCCGTAAACCTGATTCAGCAGGGCGTTTCCATCGAGATCGACGACCACCTGCTGGATCCGATCTAACCTCGCGCCGGCCTTTGCGCGGCACCGGCGGTCATGCATGGCACGGTGCGTGGATTGAGGCGGTGCTACCGTGTAGGGCCTCTTGACTTAGGGCCACGGCTTCGTCGCGCAAAGCGTCGAGCCGGTCGAGCAAGCTCTCCATCTGGGCGGGTCGATGGCGGTGGCGGTAGAGAGATTCCGTGATCTGCTGTTGTTCGGCATGCCAACGAAGCCACAAGAGAAGTGCTTCTCGGCAACGAAGATCGGCATCCGGCATGAATCGGCTCCTCAAAAAGTCATTGAGCGCTCACCCTATCTCACAGGTCGCTTGACTTGCAGCAAATTTTAGGCCGTCACGAGGCAATCCTGAACGTACGAAGCAAAATGGCCGGACGATAACAAGCCCTGCGGGCCGAGGGCAATCGTAGTCTTTGCCGCACCCAGCCCTTTTGGTCGTCGACAAACCACAACGGTCGTCATCTGAACGTCAGGGGCTTTTTTGTAGGCTGGCGGGAGGGTAAACTGCTAGCATCGAAAAAGGGGGCCTCCTGAGACCGGTGGCCTATGGAATCGTCAAGCGGCACCGCGGCATCGAATGCCGTGTTATCCTGGCCTGGGCGCCAAATCATCGTGATGCTCGAACGGGCCGATGGCACGCGGTCCGAGTTCGTAGTACCCAAGCCGTTTGCGCGCATCGGCCGTGACCGAAGGGCGGAAATCGCGCTCGACGACGCGAGCTTGCTGCCCTGCCATGCGTATCTGCAGACCACGCGCGAAGGAATTTATTGCGCCGGCCTGGCTCCGGGAGTGCCGACGGGCTGGCTGCTGCCGAACGCCACGATCCAGATTGGCAGTTTTCGCATCCATGCCTCCCTCTACAACGAAAAGCAGGCCGTCGCCGCACTGCCCGACCCGCAGGGCAAGCATAGCGCCGCGGCGCCTTATCCGGAGCTGCGCGTATTTTCGGGGAAGGGCCGGGACATCTTCACCGACCACGCGTTCAGTCGACGGATGACGCTGGTGGGCCGTCAAGCGCCCGCGACTTGGCGCATCAAGCACGGCACGCTGTCTCGCATCCACTGCGCCTTCGTATGGGAAGAAGGCGAACTTTGGCTGATCGACCTGTTCAGCTCGAACGGCACGCGGGTGGCGGACCGGAAATTCGATGCCGGCGCGTTAAAAGCCGGCCAGGATTTCAGCTTGGGAATGGTCCGCTGTCGCTACCTCGGCCCTTCGGCGACCGCGACGGAACAGGCACGCACGGCTGACTCGGACGGCGGGCTGTTTGAGGCGGCCTCGGCTGCGGAACTTGACGCCAGCGTCCTCGGCAAGTCGTCCGGACTTGAAGCCGACGATTCCCACCGTCAGCAGAGCACGGACTCGGGGATTCGCCGGCGCATTGATCACGCAGAGCCTACCACCAGCCCGGCTCACGGAAAGGGCCCGTCTCAAGCCGGCACGCCAGGTCAGCAACACCAAGAAGCCTTGAAAAACGGTGTCTCGCAGACTCGCCCCGCCGAAACAGGCGAACCTGCGGATGGGCCTGACGTTCGCGACGACGGCCCCGCTGGTCCGGACGCGCCGGGCGAGACACTTCCCCGGGCCGCCGCGCTGGTCGAAACACGGCTGTCGCCGGCGGGCGACACAAAGTTCGTCCCGCCACCGCCACCCCCGGACTCATCCGTTCCCACCACCGGCGACGTCGAACTCGTCGAGGAGGCCGACGGCCCCGCGGGCAGCGACGCTGACGGCCGAGGGCGCTCGCTCGAACATCGGCTGGCCTGGCTGGAAGAGAGATTTTTGGCGAGTCAAGTCGACGCGGCGGAAGATCGGACGGGGGCCGCGGCGAAGCTC contains:
- a CDS encoding transcription termination/antitermination NusG family protein, whose amino-acid sequence is MFPDDLLTSLAEPAAGASLEDGLWQDRTWWVAHTKPRQEKSLARDLEEQKIAFYLPQVPKTSVIRGRTRTAHIPLFSSYLFIFGNELDRYTSMTTNRIAQVMNVADPQELTRQLLSLSRLVAAGAPLTVESRLKTGDRVRVKSGALAGVEGTVVARRRKCRLIVAVNLIQQGVSIEIDDHLLDPI